A genomic region of Colletotrichum destructivum chromosome 1, complete sequence contains the following coding sequences:
- a CDS encoding Putative ankyrin repeat-containing domain superfamily → MANLRDLPPELKIAVAEALAHGNINGYRQADRVVSALAALSATDRFFHNVTDPLLYTFGVMRHPYLLCWATEVGNLDMMRKILQAGSVGPQTGIIRYDPRQEYAPWNPKTESPIERFRRFYRCDGRHFQKPEDYFDALHGGASNPPAPDDGSSPGSNHSDHGAILLFEHSDLDDTSSEDFSENASIADHYSAGEASHDEEDLDGAPAHGNHAANDAEDSHSVNSNDTDEQDEQAEAIAEMIETVKREVAGVIRYYDDFDVEQVDQDDILGLYWFPVHIAATNGNLPALHLLVEHGALLNIPSKGICGECTALYWGDMPSGGLYPAWTPLHLALCRGHTKIAKYILMERPHTKERLVAYDEPPWAVLPAFISAIRCEDFQVAEFCLEEEIDDATSIDLVMHNATLLWRAFWETEMFQEALEILLRYGAEIDYDLGDGHTLLVEACLHGHFRQAIDLVNAGADTTVILNSPGPQSALDYAWDRIDRSFPTPIAGCSVLDICCGLSPVLSQPGMEAPPPVPPRPRCRPSHKYGPDLIHLLLDTSEGRSVMGRTSLHVAASAHNSKAVEILLDSGMDPSSLDAEGFSALVRATRCEENYDPELWFCEFLQTISVLAEHLRTRRDEGIASCNPAKKGTNSSATADGNDALLNIMECRVLPASTRSKTNRLAAALELVSTGLADINTRDKYGHTVLMLAVARGDTEITHSLMKLGASLKRRPAQDDLALLWATFVLDYRHREPQKAFRLICSVDTDGRIFREPRFLAFAMCELRHEVGESMALSIQPKTLILGDRDASARPGDKQQEPQLVNGVRDAETYVDHMASKNERYDGYLRNGWTLLHIAVELGFESVAETLLSQGADANKPTPDGLSPLHVAIKSRAAGSPGMFSLLFNSGADPHANASKATKSPIDCCIREGRFMMLSLLEDYPIRGHPQAHGNLYLHTTVSVQMNGRSYVSKNALLPLIEAGADVNAKDQNGDTPLSFLINEVLRLNENLDVDEQRVIDPIPAVPILVRAGASPSARNNKGKTVMDMMAEVRNHKDGLFGLRDYLRSTLLYDVMLYRNGIGL, encoded by the coding sequence ATGGCCAACTTACGCGACCTCCCGCCCGAACTCAAGATTGCCGTGGCCGAGGCTCTGGCACACGGCAACATCAATGGTTACAGACAGGCCGACAGAGTAGTTTCtgcccttgccgccctttCCGCCACAGACCGGTTTTTCCACAATGTCACCGACCCACTGTTGTATACGTTCGGCGTCATGCGCCATCCGTATCTCCTCTGCTGGGCAACTGAAGTGGGCAACTTGGACATGATGAGGAAGATTCTCCAAGCGGGGTCCGTTGGTCCCCAGACAGGAATCATTCGCTACGATCCACGACAAGAATACGCTCCTTGGAATCCAAAGACAGAGTCGCCCATTGAGCGTTTCAGGCGCTTTTACCGATGTGACGGCCGACACTTTCAGAAGCCTGAAGATTACTTTGACGCCCTTCACGGTGGTGCCAGCAACCCCCCGGCTCCGGATGATGGTTCCTCTCCAGGCAGTAATCACTCGGATCACGGAGCCATCCTTCTATTTGAACACAGCGACTTGGACGACACATCCTCCGAAGACTTCTCTGAAAACGCCTCTATTGCCGATCACTACTCCGCCGGCGAAGCTTcccatgacgaagaagacctCGACGGAGCACCCGCTCATGGTAACCATGCTGCCAATGATGCCGAAGACAGTCATTCGGTCAACAGCAACGACACAGATGAGCAAGACGAGCAAGCCGAGGCCATTGCCGAAATGATTGAAACGGTCAAGAGGGAGGTGGCCGGCGTAATACGGTATTACGATGATTTTGACGTTGAACAAGTGGACCAAGACGACATTCTCGGCTTATACTGGTTCCCAGTACACATCGCCGCAACCAACGGCAATTTGCCAGCTCTCCACCTGCTTGTCGAGCACGGCGCACTTCTCAACATACCCTCCAAGGGTATCTGTGGCGAATGTACGGCACTGTACTGGGGCGATATGCCGTCTGGAGGACTCTACccggcctggacgccgcTCCACCTCGCCCTATGTCGAGGACACACAAAGATTGCCAAGTACATCCTCATGGAGCGCCCGCACACCAAAGAACGCCTTGTTGCCTACGATGAACCTCCGTGGGCGGTGCTTCCCGCCTTTATTTCTGCCATTCGATGCGAAGATTTCCAAGTGGCCGAGTTTTgcttggaggaggagatcgacgacgccaCCTCCATCGACCTTGTCATGCACAACGCGACACTACTCTGGAGAGCGTTCTGGGAAACGGAGATGTTTCAAGAAGCCCTCGAGATTCTATTACGCTACGGGGCTGAGATTGACTACGACCTGGGCGATGGGCACACCTTGCTTGTTGAGGCTTGCCTGCACGGTCACTTCAGACAGGCTATTGACCTTGTCAACGCCGGCGCGGATACCACAGTCATCCTGAACAGCCCCGGTCCACAGAGCGCGCTGGACTACGCTTGGGACCGTATTGATCGCTCATTTCCTACTCCAATCGCAGGATGCAGCGTTCTCGACATCTGCTGTGGTTTGTCTCCGGTTCTATCCCAGCCAGGTATGGAGGCCCCGCCACCAGTGCCACCAAGGCCTCGATGTCGCCCGTCACACAAATATGGCCCCGATCTCATTCACCTACTGCTTGACACCTCAGAAGGACGCAGCGTTATGGGACGTACCTCCCTTCATGTTGCAGCTTCTGCGCATAACTCAAAGGCCGTTGAAATCTTACTGGATTCCGGAATGGACCCTTCGAGCCTTGACGCAGAGGGATTCAGTGCGCTAGTTCGCGCAACGCGGTGTGAAGAAAACTACGATCCGGAGCTCTGGTTCTGCGAGTTCCTCCAGACGATCTCCGTTCTCGCGGAGCATTTGCGAACCAGACGAGACGAAGGTATCGCGTCATGCAACCCGGCCAAGAAGGGCACAAACAGTTCCGCTACCGCCGACGGGAACGATGCCCTGCTAAACATCATGGAGTGCAGAGTCCTGCCGGCCAGCACGAGGTCGAAAACTAATCGACTTGCCGCTGCTCTAGAGCTCGTCAGCACAGGCCTCGCTGACATCAACACTCGAGATAAATACGGCCATACAGTTCTGATGCTTGCCGTTGCTAGGGGAGATACCGAAATCACTCATTCACTTATGAAGCTGGGAGCCAGTCTGAAGCGTCGTCCGGCACAAGACGACCTGGCTTTATTATGGGCCACCTTCGTCTTGGACTATAGACACCGTGAGCCCCAGAAGGCCTTTAGGCTGATCTGTTCAGTCGATACCGACGGCCGCATCTTCAGGGAGCCCCGATTCCTCGCATTCGCCATGTGCGAACTGCGGCACGAGGTGGGCGAATCGATGGCCTTGTCTATTCAGCCCAAAACTCTGATCCTGGGCGACAGAGacgcctcggcgaggcctgGCGACAAACAACAGGAGCCGCAGCTGGTTAACGGAGTACGTGACGCGGAGACGTACGTGGACCACATGGCGTCGAAAAATGAAAGATACGATGGGTATCTTCGCAACGGTTGGACGCTGTTGCACATAGCAGTTGAACTGGGATTTGAAAGCGTAGCAGAAACCCTCCTGAGtcagggcgccgacgccaacaaACCGACCCCGGATGGCCTGAGCCCGTTACATGTCGCTATCAAGAGCCGGGCcgcggggagccctgggaTGTTTAGCCTGTTGTTCAACTCTGGAGCGGACCCTCACGCCAATGCCAGTAAAGCAACCAAATCGCCAATCGACTGCTGCATACGGGAAGGACGATTCATGATGCTCTCGCTGCTTGAGGACTATCCTATCCGGGGCCACCCGCAGGCCCATGGCAATCTGTATCTTCACACCACCGTTTCGGTTCAGATGAACGGTCGATCTTACGTCTCCAAAAACGCCCTTCTTCCGCTAATCGAAGCTGGCGCGGATGTCAACGCGAAAGACCAGAACGGGGAcactcctctctctttcctcaTCAATGAGGTTCTGCGACTCAACGAgaacctcgacgtcgacgagcagaGGGTGATCGACCCTATACCGGCCGTCCCGATACTGGTTAGGGCTGGCGCGAGCCCAAGCGCGCGCAACAACAAGGGCAAGACCGTGATGGA
- a CDS encoding Putative cytochrome P450, translating to MIIPHDISTFGNVRLAVALPIVLLGLTCIRLISRVVYNVYFHPLRHYPGPKAHAATRIPLTRMITSGKAHKKIAELHAQYGPVVRIGPDTIDWADPRAFKDLMGHSKGGGGGGENYRDPINAQYRPHSIINANREDHARIRRVLAHGFSAQSMVDQQPLIQTQIDLLIQRLHENCEDGGTPLNMVAWFNYTTFDIIGDLAFGEPFGCLEKSDYHPWVSSIFDNIHASVYRNQFQRYSITRPFARWLVPKKLKESQRFHNQLSMDKIRRRMALGESRPDFVQSMMLKEGSLAMSKPEIEQTADLLIIAGSETTASVLSGVTFFLTTHPDAMAKLAEEVRTSFASEQEIDVLSVQKLRYMLAVLDESMRVYPVVPIGLTRVVKPGGDYVCERFVPEGTRVMVSQWPMYHNEEQFAQADSFIPERWLGDPRFENDNRSALQPFSFGPRNCIGRNLAMSEMRVILARVIWNFDMQIADDSRNWTEQELFGLWKKGPLNVHLKPREK from the exons ATGATCATTCCACACGATATTTCCACGTTTGGCAATGTGCGGCTGGCGGTGGCGTTGCCAATAGTTCTTCTTGGTTTG ACATGCATCCGCCTCATCTCGAGAGTCGTCTATAATGTCTACTTCCACCCGCTCCGCCATTACCCGGGCCCAAAGGCCCACGCAGCGACTCGCATCCCGCTCACGCGGATGATCACCAGCGGCAAGGCGCACAAGaagatcgccgagctgcacGCCCAATACGGCCCCGTCGTCCGCATCGGCCCGGACACCATCGACTGGGCCGACCCGCGCGCGTTCAAGGATCTGATGGGCCAcagcaagggcggcggcggcggcggggagaaCTACAGGGACCCCATCAACGCCCAGTACAGGCCGCACAGCATCATCAACGCCAACCGCGAGGACCACGCCCGCATCCGCCGCGTGCTCGCGCACGGCTTCTCCGCCCAGAGCATGGTCGACCAGCAGCCCCTGATCCAGACCCAGATCGACCTGCTGATCCAGCGCCTGCACGAGAActgcgaggacggcggcacGCCTCTGAACATGGTTGCCTGGTTCAACTACACGACGTTCGACATCATCGGGGATCTGGCCTTCGGGGAGCCCTTTGGCTGCCTCGAGAAGTCGGATTACCACCCGTGGGTGTCGTCCATCTTCGACAACATCCACGCCAGCGTGTACAGGAACCAGTTCCAGCGCTACAGCATCACGCGGCCGTTCGCCAGGTGGCTCGTGCcgaagaagctgaaggagaGCCAGAGGTTCCACAATCAGCTGAGCATGGACAAGATCCGGCGGCGCATGGCGCTGGGCGAGTCGCGGCCGGATTTCGTGCAGTCCATGATGTTAAAAGAGGGCTCCTTG GCCATGTCCAAACCGGAGATCGAACAAACGGCCGACCTTTTGATCATCGCCGGCTCCGAGACCACGGCATCCGTGCTCTCGGGCGTGACCTTCTTCCTGACGACTCATCCCGACGCCATGGCGAAactggccgaggaggtccGGACGTCATTCGCCTCGGAGCAGGAGATCGACGTGCTTAGCGTCCAGAAGCTGCGGTACatgctcgccgtccttgacGAGAGCATGCGGGTCTACCCGGTCGTGCCCATAGGCCTCACGCGTGTAGTCAAGCCTGGCGGGGACTACGTGTGCGAGAGATTCGTGCCCGAGGGC ACGAGGGTCATGGTGTCCCAGTGGCCTATGTACCACAATGAGGAGCAATTCGCGCAGGCCGACTCCTTCATCCCGGAGCGGTGGCTTGGAGACCCGCGGTTCGAGAACGACAACAGGAGCGCGCTGCAGCCCTTCTCGTTTGGGCCTCGCAATTGCATCGGGCGCAA CCTGGCCATGTCTGAAATGAGAGTCATTCTCGCCAGAGTAATCTGGAACTTCGACATGCAGATCGCGGATGATAGCAGAAACTGGACAGAACAGGAGTTGTTTGGTCtctggaagaaggggccTCTGAATGTCCACTTGAAGCCTCGAGAGAAGTAG
- a CDS encoding Putative glycoside hydrolase family 31, glycosyl hydrolase, all-beta, translating to MLQYEFNTDPVADEEAIIAGTNYRFTVINDFVIRYEWAEDGVFEDRASTFAINRRFPRQHKPLIRDTESQLEIITPTIHVTYDKKRFSPNGLVIEAIHETTLWETTWRYGETPVSNLGGTARTLDGVDGRCDMGSGALSRVGFSVIDDSDSMLFDGAGFVAPRRPGDRVDGYLFSFGSDFQGAMRAFFAISGHTPRLPRWSLGNWWSRYHKYTAKSYLDLMDRFRDQEIPLSVAVLDMDWHLVGADEVPHSGWTGYTWDKKLFPDPEGFTAALHERGLKITLNDHPHLGVGSYEDQYEEMAKHMGHDTSQGKTPILFDPANPKFLHGFFNILHRGLEKKGCDFWWMDWQQGPHSKVPGLDPLWLLNHFQFLDQKQQAGEHQALNFSRYAGPGSHRYPVGFSGDALVTWDSLRFQPEFTATASNVGYGWWSHDIGGHMFGYRDDELFARWVQLGVFSPVLRLHSADTPWGSKEPWLYGADAERVATSFMRFRHRLVPYLHTLNWRFATLDEPLVEPLYWKFPKRQEAFNYPNQYFFGPSLVVAPIVDPTDRQTRHAPVKVWLPPVAARYIDIFTGTVYDGDRELQMWRPLSQVPALAPEGSIIPLDGHLKPANGCKNPTSLELLVVVGRDGKFEIAEDSADDTGFKPGDNSFERTTTVEWNQAEGRLTIDKAAGRDWIVRFLGVEAAGTKEIGVRVNGVNNARAHFAPADDLAPGQVVKVNKEEVGGDGALPLQLSAPQLPRIDHTDKFRALLLDFQIEFALKDKIFGILTSSKPTSVKIGELLGVSCAESIKGPLMELLLADSRTA from the coding sequence ATGCTACAATACGAGTTCAACACAGACCCCGTTGCGGACGAGGAAGCCATCATCGCCGGGACCAACTACCGCTTCACCGTCATCAACGATTTCGTCATCCGCTATGAGTGGGCAGAAGACGGAGTCTTTGAAGATCGCGCTTCGACCTTCGCCATCAACCGGCGGTTTCCTCGCCAGCATAAACCTTTGATCAGAGACACGGAGAGCCAGCTCGAGATCATCACGCCAACCATCCACGTCACATATGACAAGAAACGCTTCAGTCCCAACGGGCTGGTCATCGAGGCTATTCATGAGACAACGCTGTGGGAGACCACATGGAGGTACGGAGAAACTCCAGTTTCCAATCTAGGGGGGACGGCGCGGACTCTGGATGGGGTCGACGGCCGCTGCGACATGGGATCGGGAGCCCTGTCCCGGGTAGGCTTctccgtcatcgacgacagcgacagcatGCTCTTCGACGGCGCGGGGTTCGTGGCTCCCCGAAGACCCGGCGATCGAGTCGACGGCTACCTGTTCTCTTTCGGGAGCGATTTTCAGGGCGCCATGAgggccttcttcgccatctcGGGACACACTCCTCGCCTGCCTCGCTGGTCCCTGGGAAACTGGTGGAGCCGCTACCACAAATACACGGCCAAATCTTATCTGGATCTGATGGACAGGTTCCGCGATCAGGAGATACCGTTGTccgtcgccgttctcgacATGGACTGGCATCtggtcggcgccgacgaggtgcCGCACTCCGGCTGGACTGGGTATACTTGGGACAAAAAGCTGTTCCCGGACCCGGAAGGGTTCACTGCCGCCCTGCATGAAAGAGGCCTCAAGATCACTCTGAACGACCATCCTCACTTGGGTGTTGGCTCCTACGAGGACCAGTACGAAGAGATGGCGAAGCACATGGGCCACGATACATCCCAGGGGAAGACGCCGATTCTCTTTGACCCGGCCAACCCCAAGTTCTTGCACGGATTTTTCAATATCCTCCATCGAggcttggagaagaagggctgTGACTTTTGGTGGATGGACTGGCAGCAGGGCCCCCACTCCAAGGTCCCCGGCCTCGATCCCCTCTGGCTGCTCAACCACTTCCAGTTCCTCGACcagaagcagcaggccggcgagcaCCAGGCGCTCAACTTCTCCCGCTACGCCGGCCCCGGCAGCCACCGGTACCCCGTCGGGTTCTCGGGAGACGCCCTCGTGACCTGGGACTCGCTGCGCTTCCAGCCCGAGTTCACGGCCACCGCCTCCAACGTCGGCTACGGCTGGTGGTCGCACGACATTGGCGGCCACATGTTCGGCtaccgcgacgacgagctcttTGCCCGATGGGTGCAGCTCGGCGTCTTCTCTCCCGTCCTGCGCCTGCATTCCGCCGACACGCCCTGGGGATCCAAGGAGCCCTGGCTGTACGGGGCTGATGCGGAACGCGTCGCCACCTCGTTCATGCGCTTCCGCCACCGCCTGGTCCCCTACCTCCACACGCTCAACTGGCGGTTCGCCACGCTCGACGAGCCTCTCGTCGAGCCGCTTTACTGGAAGTTCCCGAAGCGACAGGAGGCGTTCAACTACCCAAACCAGTACTTCTTCGGCCCTtcgctcgtcgtcgctccCATTGTGGACCCGACTGACCGTCAGACGAGGCACGCGCCTGTCAAGGTTTGGCTTCCTCCAGTTGCCGCTCGGTACATCGACATTTTCACAGGGACCGTGTATGACGGCGACAGAGAGCTTCAGATGTGGCGGCCGCTGAGTCAAGTCCCCGCGCTTGCACCAGAGGGCTCCATTATCCCCCTCGACGGTCATCTGAAGCCGGCCAACGGGTGCAAGAACCCGACCTCgcttgagcttctcgtcgtAGTAGGGCGCGATGGCAAGTTTGAGATCGCCGAGGACTCGGCCGATGACACCGGCTTTAAGCCGGGCGACAATAGCTTCGAGCGCACGACGACCGTCGAGTGGAATCAGGCGGAAGGTCGTCTTACGATCGACAAGGCCGCGGGGCGAGACTGGATCGTGCGGTTCTTGGGCGTGGAAGCCGCCGGCACTAAGGAGATCGGTGTCAGAGTTAACGGTGTTAATAATGCTAGAGCCCACTTCGCACCGGCTGACGACTTAGCACCTGGGCAAGTTGTGAAGGTGAACAAGGAAGaggtcggcggtgacggtgcACTTCCGCTCCAGCTCTCTGCTCCCCAGCTTCCTCGGATTGACCATACGGACAAGTTCCGGGCACTGCTGTTGGATTTCCAGATTGAGTTCGccctcaaggacaagatATTTGGCATCTTGACCTCTTCAAAGCCTACCAGTGTGAAGATTGGCGAGCTTCTTGGGGTGAGCTGCGCAGAGTCGATCAAGGGGCCGCTGATGGAACTGCTGTTGGCGGATAGCCGGACGGCCTAG
- a CDS encoding Putative Tautomerase/MIF superfamily, tautomerase, cis-CaaD: MPLWIIYHPEGTFEDDASKEAFSTDITKFYTNIGLPAFFVVANFIKLPQGAMWVGGKKLSKDKPFIRISIEHIAVNLPDDDKIFRKVADDVDAILKPHVADKGYDWEFHIDETDRRLWKVQGLHAPAFGSDEEKIWVKENRAIPWEKSSL, from the coding sequence ATGCCCCTTTGGATCATCTACCACCCCGAAGGCACgttcgaggacgacgccaGCAAAGAAGCGTTTTCCACCGACATCACCAAATTCTACACCAACATCGGCCTTCCCGCCTTCTTCGTTGTGGCCAACTTCATCAAGCTGCCCCAGGGCGCCATGTGGGTCGGCGGCAAGAAGCTGAGCAAAGACAAGCCGTTCATTCGCATCTCGATCGAACACATAGCTGTTAACCTTCCCGACGATGACAAAATCTTCAGAAAGGTGGCTGATGATGTGGATGCCATCTTGAAGCCGCACGTTGCAGACAAGGGCTACGACTGGGAGTTCCACATTGACGAGACTGACCGGCGCCTGTGGAAGGTCCAAGGCTTGCACGCACCGGCGTTCGGGAgtgacgaggagaagattTGGGTCAAGGAAAACAGGGCTATTCCGTGGGAGAAAAGTTCCCTTTGA
- a CDS encoding Putative NAD-dependent epimerase/dehydratase, NAD(P)-binding domain superfamily: protein MSQSLIFITGATGFIGAHVVAQTLEAGHHVRLSVRKESQVNSLKELFAGHEAKLDFAVIPDLTKPGAFDQALQGAEYVFHLASPMPGKGSDFKTDYLGPAVDGTNALLDAAKAVPSIKRVVVMASGANQSIPVDPDMEFPSDPRANAGLKYQASKILAHRAVLEWVPKNQPGFSVVTLHPSFVFGRNLHQKSHDQIDGTNAMLWESLFSEKPNVPMAAVDVRDVALAHLKALDLEIKEKASVQEFLLSAPKTVGWEWEQVANFVREKYPALDIKLKGPFDEPPKVEAKRATELLGIQWRSMEDTISSFLDQQVALKSQL from the exons ATGTCTCAATCACTCATCTTCATTACGGGCGCCACGGGCTTCATCGGCGCTCACGTCGTGGCCCAAACACTTGAAGCAGGCCACCATGTGCGCCTGAGCGTGCGCAAAGAATCTCAGGTCAACAGTCTCAAAGAGCTCTTCGCTGGTCACGAGGCCAAGCTTGACTTCGCTGTCATCCCGGACTTGACAAAGCCGGGTGCTTTCGATCAGGCACTCCAGGGCGCCGAGTATGTTTTCCAcctcgcctcgcccatgCCTGGAAAGGGCTCCGACTTCAAGACAGACTACCTCGGTCCGGCCGTGGACGGTACGAATGCGCTTCTGGATGCGGCAAAGGCGGTCCCATCAATCAAGCGAGTAGTCGTCATGGCTTCG GGAGCAAACCAATCCATTCCCGTCGACCCCGACATGGAGTTCCCCAGCGACCCCAGGGCGAACGCTGGGTTGAAGTATCAAGCCTCCAAGATCCTTGCGCACCGCGCCGTTCTCGAATGGGTGCCCAAGAACCAACCAGGCTTCTCTGTCGTCACTCTCCACCCCTCATTCGTTTTTGGTCGCAACCTGCATCAGAAGTCACATGACCAGATTGACGGTACAAATGCGATGCTCTGGGAGTCGCTGTTCTCCGAGAAGCCAAACGTCCCAATGGCAGCCGTCGACGTTCGGGACGTCGCTCTGGCGCATCTCAAGGCCCTCGATTTGGAGATCAAGGAAAAGGCTTCGGTGCAAGAGTTTTTGCTCAGCGCCCCAAAGACGGTTGGGTGGGAATGGGAGCAAGTGGCCAACTTCGTGAGGGAAAAGTACCCAGCTCTCGACATCAAGCTGAAGGGGCCGTTCGATGAGCCGCCAAAGGTAGAGGCCAAGCGTGCCACAGAGTTGTTGGGTATCCAGTGGAGATCCATGGAGGATACTATTTCTAGCTTCCTTGATCAACAAGTGGCGTTGAAGTCGCAGCTTTAG
- a CDS encoding Putative extracellular membrane protein, CFEM, giving the protein MSTTLATPTTFNATLGHNGSVSTGLGQLAVELPECVALCIRNELPKAACNSANSTCVCTSESLNNAIGVCVKANCTIIEALRT; this is encoded by the exons ATGTCTACCACCCTCGCGACTCCAACGACATTCAACGCGACTTTGGGCCACAACGGCTCCGTTTCCACCGGCTTGGGTCAGCTGGCCGTCGAGCTGCCAGAATGCGTT GCCCTCTGTATCAGGAATGAGTTGCCTAAAGCCGCATGCAATTCCGCAAATTCAACCTGTGTCTGCACAAGCGAAAGTCTCAATAACGCCATTGGCGTGTGTGTAAAAGCTAACTGCACCATTATTGAAGCTCTCCGTACGTAA